A genomic stretch from Falco cherrug isolate bFalChe1 chromosome 1, bFalChe1.pri, whole genome shotgun sequence includes:
- the MIS12 gene encoding protein MIS12 homolog, giving the protein MSVDPMAYEAQFFGFTPQTCILRVYIAFQDYLFETMLLVESVMLKKLNEFPGCKISPFELRKSTEKFLLFMKERFDKLFSTMEEMLLQLVLNIPKNTLLPEDKVHEQYPYSKEQFQVLQDEVHQLQEQYRAEVAAGQALHAELEEQKVVQAELEKILQWFDGLENTCRKYGISSFKESFTFLAQNSKKLQDILNDVEKKSKKIKKV; this is encoded by the coding sequence ATGTCGGTCGATCCCATGGCCTACGAGGCGCAGTTCTTTGGCTTCACTCCCCAGACGTGCATACTGCGTGTCTACATCGCCTTCCAGGACTATCTCTTTGAAACCATGCTGCTGGTGGAGAGCGTCATGCTGAAGAAGCTGAACGAGTTTCCCGGCTGCAAAATCAGCCCCTTCGAACTCCGGAAAAGCACGGAGAAATTCCTCCTCTTCATGAAGGAGCGCTTTGATAAACTCTTCAGTACAATGGAAGAAATGCTTCTGCAGCTGGTGTTAAACATCCCTAAGAACACACTCCTGCCTGAGGACAAGGTCCACGAGCAGTATCCCTACAGCAAAGAACAGTTCCAGGTCCTTCAGGATGAGGtccaccagctgcaggagcagtacAGGGCTGAGGTGGCCGCTGGGCAGGCCCTGCATGCAGAACTGGAAGAACAAAAGGTTGTTCAGGCTGAGCTTGAGAAGATTTTGCAGTGGTTTGATGGGCTGGAGAATACCTGTAGGAAGTATGGCATCAGCAGCTTCAAAGAAAGCTTTACTTTCTTGGCACAGAACTCTAAGAAACTGCAAGACATACTGAATGatgttgaaaagaaaagcaagaaaataaaaaaagtatga